One Microbacterium esteraromaticum genomic window carries:
- a CDS encoding DUF3040 domain-containing protein, which produces MPLSEQEQRMLDEMERHLLQHDADVVTAPSGDRALSYRNLVYGALLLLAGIGGLVAAVAAGDAIGVAGSIIVGVVAFLAMLGGAILAFTPVRRTSAPSTSTKQRAPKSQDSSFMDRMNDRWDRRQDER; this is translated from the coding sequence ATGCCTCTTTCCGAACAAGAGCAGCGCATGCTCGATGAGATGGAGCGCCATCTCCTCCAGCACGACGCGGACGTCGTCACGGCGCCGTCAGGCGACCGCGCTCTGAGCTACCGCAACCTGGTGTACGGCGCGCTCCTGCTGCTCGCAGGCATCGGCGGTCTCGTGGCTGCCGTCGCGGCCGGCGATGCGATCGGCGTGGCGGGCAGCATCATCGTCGGCGTGGTCGCCTTCCTTGCGATGCTCGGCGGCGCGATCCTCGCGTTCACACCCGTGCGCCGCACCTCCGCCCCCTCGACGTCGACGAAGCAGCGCGCTCCGAAGTCGCAGGACTCCTCCTTCATGGATCGCATGAACGATCGCTGGGATCGGCGCCAAGACGAACGCTGA
- a CDS encoding polyprenyl synthetase family protein, protein MVPSSPVTDAIADRLDHFLQSIRSRGAEYGPDAELFLGAAAATLQGGKRLRARFAHAGWLAAGGDGTAPDAALWGLGAALEVFQSAALVHDDLIDNSDTRRGRPASHRALEAAHRDAGWHGDAEAFGRSAAVLLGDLLVAWSDDLLEESLRGHPHAAATRAEYARMRRDVTVGQMLDITEESAWSVNPPSSLLERALRVAALKSARYSVEQPILLGATLAGADDSLLEGLRAFGHPVGMAFQLRDDVLGVFGDPTVTGKPAGDDLREGKRTALIAIARDALDDDARRHLDARIGDPDLSAAEVAQLQELIRESGAAEQVERMIAAYTESAARALDAAALNTRAAQTLNELATAAIARSA, encoded by the coding sequence ATCGTGCCATCCTCACCCGTCACCGATGCCATCGCAGACAGACTCGACCACTTTCTGCAGAGCATCCGCTCGCGCGGAGCCGAGTACGGGCCCGACGCCGAGCTCTTCCTCGGCGCCGCAGCCGCGACGCTGCAGGGAGGAAAGCGCCTGCGCGCTCGCTTCGCGCACGCCGGCTGGCTCGCCGCGGGCGGCGACGGCACCGCGCCCGACGCCGCACTGTGGGGACTCGGCGCCGCGCTGGAGGTCTTCCAGTCGGCCGCACTCGTTCATGACGATCTGATCGACAACTCCGACACCAGGCGCGGACGGCCCGCATCCCATCGCGCCCTCGAGGCCGCCCACCGGGATGCCGGATGGCACGGCGATGCGGAGGCCTTCGGCCGTTCGGCGGCCGTGCTGCTCGGCGATCTGCTCGTCGCGTGGAGCGATGATCTGCTCGAGGAGAGCCTGCGCGGGCATCCTCATGCCGCTGCCACCCGCGCGGAGTACGCGCGCATGCGCCGCGACGTGACCGTCGGCCAGATGCTCGACATAACAGAGGAGTCGGCATGGAGCGTCAACCCGCCCTCTTCGCTCCTCGAGCGTGCGCTGCGCGTCGCGGCACTCAAGTCCGCGCGCTACAGCGTCGAGCAGCCGATCCTCCTCGGCGCGACGCTCGCGGGCGCCGATGACTCGCTGCTCGAGGGCCTTCGCGCCTTCGGGCATCCGGTAGGCATGGCCTTCCAACTGCGCGACGACGTGCTCGGCGTGTTCGGCGATCCGACCGTCACCGGCAAACCCGCCGGCGACGACCTGCGCGAGGGCAAGCGGACCGCACTCATCGCGATCGCTCGCGATGCACTCGACGACGACGCGCGCCGGCACCTTGACGCGCGGATCGGCGATCCCGACCTCAGTGCCGCCGAGGTGGCGCAGCTGCAGGAGCTGATCCGCGAGTCGGGCGCGGCCGAGCAGGTGGAGCGCATGATCGCGGCGTACACGGAATCAGCCGCACGCGCCCTCGACGCCGCGGCACTGAACACCAGGGCCGCGCAGACGCTGAACGAGCTCGCCACGGCTGCGATCGCACGATCGGCCTGA
- a CDS encoding Rv2175c family DNA-binding protein, with product MSENAADPSSWLTIPELAEALGETPGRVRRLLDEHYLIGSRRGGAFAVPAVFIVDARPLPSLRGTIMALQDASFSDDEIIDWLLAEEESLGRTPIAALLAGHKSEVRRVARTLA from the coding sequence GTGTCTGAGAACGCTGCTGATCCCTCCTCCTGGCTGACGATCCCCGAGCTCGCCGAGGCCCTCGGCGAGACCCCTGGACGTGTGCGTCGACTGCTCGATGAGCACTATCTGATCGGCTCCCGCCGCGGTGGCGCCTTCGCTGTTCCCGCGGTGTTCATCGTCGACGCCCGTCCGCTGCCGTCGCTGCGCGGCACGATCATGGCGCTGCAGGATGCATCGTTCTCTGATGACGAGATCATCGACTGGCTGCTCGCCGAGGAGGAGAGTCTCGGACGCACGCCGATCGCGGCTCTGCTCGCCGGGCACAAGAGCGAGGTCCGCCGCGTCGCGCGCACTCTCGCCTGA
- a CDS encoding muramidase family protein: protein MSISTPRTVPVRLAAPAAVIGTLAAALSVAPAEAGEIRSQGTADTAPHMRALTAVHDAGRGVVHASAARPSAYTIKPGDTVSSIARKHGVSTADLLAWNGLGWRTVIYPGQTLRLSPAAAQAAPAAVPAASTAPGAAATHTVVRGDTVYAIAKKYRTTVSAIMSLNSLGGSAIIRPGQTLRVAGAPAAAPALQPVAATTPAAAPTAHTVAAGDTLFGIAKKYGTTVAALLQANGLGAGSIIYPGQSLRLAPPAPAQRSASLDATQQAHAVRIIRIGRELGVPDRGIAIALATAMVESSMRNLNHGDRDSLGLFQQRPSQGWGTPEQITDADRSIRVFYGGAGDPNGAATRGLLDIPGWQGMRFTDAAQTVQVSAFPDRYGQWEHQANRWLATLR, encoded by the coding sequence ATGAGCATCAGCACACCGCGCACCGTCCCGGTGCGACTCGCCGCACCGGCGGCCGTCATCGGAACGCTCGCCGCAGCGCTCTCCGTCGCCCCTGCCGAGGCCGGCGAGATCCGCTCCCAGGGGACGGCCGACACGGCGCCGCACATGCGGGCGCTCACCGCCGTGCACGACGCCGGCCGCGGCGTCGTCCACGCGTCAGCGGCTCGTCCCTCCGCCTACACGATCAAGCCGGGCGACACCGTCTCGTCGATCGCCAGGAAGCACGGGGTCTCCACAGCCGATCTGCTCGCATGGAACGGTCTGGGCTGGCGAACCGTCATCTACCCCGGTCAGACGCTGCGCCTCTCCCCCGCGGCCGCGCAGGCTGCTCCCGCCGCTGTGCCGGCTGCCTCGACGGCCCCCGGTGCCGCGGCCACCCACACCGTCGTCCGCGGCGACACCGTCTACGCCATCGCGAAGAAGTACCGCACCACGGTGTCGGCCATCATGTCGCTCAACTCCCTCGGCGGATCGGCCATCATCCGGCCCGGGCAGACGCTGCGCGTCGCGGGCGCCCCGGCGGCCGCCCCGGCACTGCAGCCCGTCGCCGCCACCACGCCGGCGGCCGCGCCGACCGCGCACACCGTCGCGGCGGGCGACACGCTCTTCGGCATCGCGAAGAAGTACGGCACGACCGTCGCCGCTCTGCTGCAGGCCAACGGCCTCGGCGCCGGAAGCATCATCTACCCCGGCCAGAGCCTGCGCCTGGCACCGCCGGCCCCGGCTCAGCGCTCGGCGTCCCTGGATGCCACTCAGCAGGCGCATGCCGTGCGGATCATCCGCATCGGGCGGGAGCTCGGCGTGCCCGATCGCGGGATCGCGATCGCCCTCGCCACCGCGATGGTCGAATCGTCGATGCGCAATCTCAACCACGGCGACCGCGACTCGCTCGGCCTGTTCCAGCAGCGGCCGAGCCAGGGATGGGGCACGCCGGAGCAGATCACCGACGCCGATCGCAGCATCCGGGTGTTCTACGGCGGCGCGGGCGACCCCAACGGCGCGGCGACGCGAGGACTCCTCGACATCCCCGGATGGCAGGGCATGCGGTTCACCGACGCCGCGCAGACGGTGCAGGTGTCGGCGTTCCCCGACCGCTACGGTCAGTGGGAGCATCAGGCGAACCGCTGGCTCGCCACGCTGCGATGA
- the pknB gene encoding Stk1 family PASTA domain-containing Ser/Thr kinase: MNTPQADPLIGRLVDGRYRVRARIARGGMATVYVATDMRLERRIALKVMHAHLSDDSAFQSRFIQEARAAARLADPHVVNVFDQGQDGELAYLVMEYLPGITLRELMREQKRLTVTQTITIMDAILSGLAAAHGAGIVHRDVKPENVLLAEDGRIKIGDFGLARATTANTATGAQLLGTIAYLAPELVTRGTADARSDIYALGIMLYEMLVGEQPYKGEQPMQIAFQHATEQVPRPSVRNPGVPEQLDELVLWATEKSPDDRPLDAKEMLTRLREIEREIGVAPVPTATEAASRDYDSGSVTKILPGTAVLPTPAEEVDEAADNATRLRRRTARRRSTGAALLTLVLLLAVLAGAAGWWFGSGPGSLIAVPAVAGLDYERAAATVTAEGLVPERAEQSSIDVEAGLVIESAPGEGERVEKDSTVQLIVSTGPARHELPALHGRSADEVRAVLAENRVNVSDDVEEYFDDLDAGLVLNVRITPRDQREPYACGDGCEVFEDDTALIQLSLGAVPDVTGKSVDEAVRALEEARLQVSDERPEDWSDSVAKGSVIAQSAERPGGGAWRPGDTVTLTVSKGPQPLPIPDVKGKTVRQAVDSLKDAGFKVNPTIEDMELPLGGKYWDVYKVCSYDPSGSAARGTTVTLTPGFFC; the protein is encoded by the coding sequence GTGAACACTCCGCAGGCCGACCCTCTCATCGGGCGGCTTGTCGACGGTCGGTACCGCGTGCGAGCCCGCATCGCCCGCGGCGGCATGGCGACCGTCTACGTGGCGACCGACATGCGCCTCGAGCGGCGCATCGCCCTCAAGGTGATGCACGCGCACCTCAGCGACGACTCCGCCTTCCAGAGCCGGTTCATCCAGGAGGCCAGGGCTGCCGCCCGTCTCGCCGACCCGCATGTGGTCAACGTGTTCGACCAGGGTCAGGACGGAGAGCTCGCCTACCTGGTCATGGAGTACCTCCCCGGCATCACCCTGCGTGAGCTCATGCGCGAGCAGAAGCGCCTCACCGTCACGCAGACCATCACGATCATGGACGCGATCCTGTCCGGTCTCGCCGCCGCGCACGGCGCGGGCATCGTGCACCGGGATGTCAAGCCCGAGAACGTGCTGCTGGCAGAGGACGGCAGGATCAAGATCGGCGACTTCGGCCTCGCCCGAGCGACCACCGCGAACACCGCGACCGGAGCGCAGCTGCTCGGCACGATCGCCTACCTCGCCCCCGAGCTCGTCACCCGCGGCACGGCCGATGCGCGCAGCGACATCTACGCGCTCGGCATCATGCTGTACGAGATGCTCGTCGGAGAGCAGCCGTACAAGGGCGAGCAGCCCATGCAGATCGCCTTCCAGCACGCCACCGAGCAGGTGCCGCGCCCGAGCGTCCGCAACCCCGGGGTGCCCGAGCAGCTCGACGAGCTCGTGCTGTGGGCCACGGAGAAGTCCCCCGACGACCGCCCGCTCGATGCCAAGGAGATGCTCACGCGCCTGCGCGAGATCGAGCGCGAGATCGGCGTCGCCCCCGTGCCCACGGCGACCGAGGCCGCCTCCCGCGACTACGACTCCGGCTCGGTCACGAAGATCCTTCCCGGCACGGCCGTGCTGCCCACCCCGGCCGAGGAGGTCGATGAGGCGGCCGACAACGCCACGCGTCTGCGACGGCGGACGGCGAGGCGCCGGTCGACCGGCGCGGCCCTGCTGACCCTCGTGCTGCTTCTGGCCGTGCTCGCCGGCGCAGCCGGCTGGTGGTTCGGCTCCGGCCCAGGGTCGCTCATCGCCGTGCCGGCGGTCGCGGGGCTGGACTACGAGCGGGCCGCGGCGACCGTGACCGCCGAGGGGCTGGTGCCCGAGCGCGCCGAGCAGTCCTCGATCGACGTCGAAGCGGGCCTCGTCATCGAATCAGCCCCAGGCGAGGGCGAGCGCGTCGAGAAGGACAGCACGGTGCAGCTCATCGTCTCCACCGGCCCCGCCAGGCACGAGCTGCCCGCATTGCACGGCAGGAGCGCAGACGAGGTGCGCGCCGTGCTCGCGGAGAACAGGGTGAACGTCTCCGACGACGTGGAGGAGTACTTCGACGACCTCGACGCGGGGCTCGTGCTCAATGTGCGCATCACCCCGCGGGATCAGCGCGAGCCGTATGCCTGCGGCGACGGGTGCGAGGTCTTCGAAGACGACACCGCGCTCATCCAGCTCTCGCTCGGTGCGGTGCCCGACGTCACGGGCAAGTCCGTCGACGAGGCCGTCCGCGCCCTCGAGGAGGCGCGGCTGCAGGTCTCCGATGAGCGCCCTGAGGACTGGAGCGACTCGGTCGCCAAGGGCTCGGTGATCGCGCAGTCCGCCGAGCGACCGGGCGGCGGCGCATGGCGCCCCGGCGACACCGTGACGCTGACCGTGTCGAAGGGTCCGCAGCCGCTCCCCATCCCCGACGTGAAGGGGAAGACCGTCAGGCAGGCGGTCGACTCACTGAAGGACGCGGGGTTCAAGGTCAACCCCACGATCGAGGACATGGAGCTTCCGCTCGGCGGCAAGTACTGGGACGTCTACAAGGTCTGCAGCTACGACCCGTCGGGCAGCGCTGCACGCGGCACGACCGTGACCCTCACTCCGGGCTTCTTCTGCTGA
- a CDS encoding class II 3-deoxy-7-phosphoheptulonate synthase — MLPSHPELDAWRSLPIKQQPQWPDAERTAEVSTQLAALPPLVFAGEVDNLRARLARAASGNAFLLQGGDCAETFAGATADQIRNRIKTVLQMAVVLTYGASMPVVKMGRMAGQFAKPRSSDTETRGDVTLPAYRGDIVNGYDFTEKSRQADPGRLLQGYHMAASTLNLIRAFTQGGFADLREVHSWNKGFAQNPANQRYERMAAEIDRAIKFMEAAGADFEELKRVEFFTGHEGLLMDYESPMTRIDSRTSTPYNTSAHFLWIGERTRELDGAHVDYFSRIRNPIGVKLGPTTTPETALALIDKLDPNREPGRLTFITRMGAGKIRDALPPLLEAVKDSGAVPLWVTDPMHGNGITTPSGYKTRRFDDVIDEVRGFFEAHRAVGTFPGGIHVELTGDDVTECLGGSEQIDEAGLATRYESLCDPRLNHMQSLELAFLVAEELEKR, encoded by the coding sequence ATGCTTCCCTCGCACCCCGAACTCGACGCGTGGCGATCCCTTCCCATCAAGCAGCAGCCGCAGTGGCCCGACGCAGAGCGCACCGCCGAGGTGTCGACCCAGCTCGCCGCTCTGCCGCCGCTGGTCTTCGCGGGTGAGGTCGACAATCTCCGCGCGCGGCTCGCGCGCGCCGCATCCGGCAACGCATTCCTGCTGCAGGGCGGCGACTGCGCCGAGACGTTCGCCGGTGCGACCGCCGACCAGATCCGCAACCGGATCAAGACCGTGCTGCAGATGGCCGTCGTGCTCACCTATGGCGCATCGATGCCGGTCGTGAAGATGGGCCGCATGGCCGGTCAGTTCGCCAAGCCCCGCTCGAGCGACACCGAGACCAGGGGCGATGTGACGCTGCCCGCGTACCGCGGTGACATCGTGAACGGCTACGACTTCACCGAGAAGTCGCGGCAGGCCGATCCTGGTCGCCTGCTGCAGGGCTACCACATGGCCGCATCGACCCTGAACCTCATCCGCGCGTTCACGCAGGGAGGTTTCGCCGACCTGCGCGAGGTGCACTCGTGGAACAAGGGCTTCGCGCAGAACCCCGCCAACCAGCGCTACGAGCGGATGGCGGCCGAGATCGACCGGGCGATCAAGTTCATGGAGGCCGCGGGCGCCGACTTCGAGGAGCTCAAGCGCGTCGAATTCTTCACAGGCCACGAGGGCCTGCTGATGGACTACGAGAGCCCGATGACCCGCATCGACTCGCGCACGAGCACCCCGTACAACACCTCGGCGCACTTCCTGTGGATCGGGGAGCGCACCCGTGAGCTCGACGGCGCGCACGTCGACTACTTCTCGCGCATCCGCAACCCGATCGGCGTCAAGCTCGGCCCCACCACGACGCCCGAGACGGCGCTCGCGCTGATCGACAAGCTCGACCCGAACCGTGAGCCAGGCCGGCTGACCTTCATCACACGGATGGGTGCGGGCAAGATCCGGGATGCTCTTCCACCGCTGCTCGAAGCGGTGAAGGACTCCGGCGCCGTGCCGCTGTGGGTCACCGACCCGATGCACGGCAACGGCATCACCACCCCGAGCGGCTACAAGACCCGTCGCTTCGACGACGTCATCGACGAGGTACGCGGCTTCTTCGAGGCCCACCGCGCAGTGGGAACGTTCCCCGGCGGCATCCACGTCGAGCTGACCGGCGACGACGTGACCGAGTGCCTCGGCGGCTCCGAGCAGATCGACGAGGCCGGCCTCGCAACCCGCTACGAGAGTCTGTGCGACCCGCGCCTGAACCACATGCAGAGCCTTGAGCTCGCCTTCCTCGTCGCGGAGGAGCTGGAGAAGCGCTAG
- a CDS encoding lysophospholipid acyltransferase family protein codes for MFYWLMKYVAIGPLVKAIFRPWIVGRDNVPTSGAAILASNHLSFADSIFLPLLIDRPMSFLAKSDYFTGRGLKGWATKFFMKGTGQIPIDRSGGKASEASLNTGLQILGRGDLLGIYPEGTRSPDGRLYRGRTGIARMALEAKVPVIPVIMVDTDAAMPIGQRIPNVMRVGILIGEPLDFSRYEGMENDRYILRAVTDEIMIALQRLGAQRYDDVYASTVKDRLPAGAPGRS; via the coding sequence ATGTTCTACTGGCTGATGAAGTACGTCGCGATCGGTCCGCTGGTCAAGGCGATCTTCCGACCCTGGATCGTGGGGCGCGACAACGTCCCGACCAGTGGCGCGGCCATCCTGGCGAGCAATCACCTCTCCTTCGCCGACTCGATCTTCCTGCCCCTGCTGATCGACCGGCCGATGTCGTTCCTCGCCAAGAGCGACTACTTCACCGGCCGGGGGCTCAAGGGCTGGGCCACGAAGTTCTTCATGAAGGGCACGGGCCAGATCCCCATCGACCGCTCGGGCGGGAAGGCGTCGGAGGCGTCGCTCAACACGGGGCTGCAGATCCTCGGACGCGGCGACCTGCTGGGCATCTACCCCGAGGGCACCCGCAGCCCGGACGGCAGGCTCTATCGCGGCCGCACCGGCATCGCGCGCATGGCACTCGAGGCGAAGGTGCCGGTGATCCCGGTGATCATGGTCGACACGGACGCGGCCATGCCGATCGGTCAGCGCATCCCGAACGTCATGCGCGTGGGGATCCTGATCGGAGAGCCGCTCGACTTCTCTCGCTACGAGGGCATGGAGAACGACCGGTACATCCTCCGCGCGGTCACCGACGAGATCATGATCGCCCTGCAGCGCCTCGGCGCGCAGCGGTACGACGACGTGTACGCGTCGACCGTGAAGGACCGCCTGCCTGCGGGCGCACCCGGCCGCTCCTGA